The DNA sequence TGAAATACGTATTAGATCTCTTGCATAACTCAATTTTAAAGCTCCCAATTATAAATTCCAGCTATAAGATTAAATCTTAAGCAAAAACGTTTCCGTCGATTTCTATAACGATCAGAGAGTATTTTAAACCTCTTAAGCAGGCCAATCACATTTTCATTAATAGAGCGCTCTCTAGCTAGATATTGGTTGTTGCATTTATCTTCTTTTGTTAGGGGATTTTTTTTAGTTCTCCTTTTGGGCATTTGTGTTTTTTTATGAAGCTTTAACACCTTTTTGCTTAATTTTATCTGGCCAATTTTCAAAGGGAATGTTTCTCCATCTTTTTGCTTCTCCATCCACAGATCTTAAAGCTTGATCTCCTGTTAGCATAGCTGCTAAAATGTGCAAAACAGTTGCTTTTAAATTTTCTTTAATCTCCACATTTTTTATAATCAAATCACCAATAGCCTGAGAGAAATCTGGTCTCCGCCCTTCTCCTTCCACTTTAAATGAATTAGATAAATCATGAAGAGAAATGTATAAGCTAGAAAGAACAGAAATAGCCTCTACTACCTCACCATCGTAATTATAATCCTCTCTAATTTCTTCAAGTCTTTCCTGGAATATTTCCTGATTAGCAAAAATATTTGCAGCTCGAGCAGATAAAGCAACTTTTTGATTACAATAGCAACAAGCTAGATCTCTTTGTTCATTTTCTTGATATCTTAAAGATTGTGCTATACAACCAATATGATAGAAATGATGACATGCTAGTTCAACAATCTTAGTCACATCAGATATTTCCTTCCCTTGATAATCTTCGTGGCATATTGCGCATGTTTCTTGAGTAGTATTCGAAATAGAAACAGTCATGATTATTCTCCTGGTAAATTATTTAAAATAATTAATTCAAAAATGAAAACTATCTCTTTTACAAATTAACAAACAAAATATTCTTAAAAGACCTACAAAAGCTTGCATCAGAGCAATTAATTCCTATTGAGGAATCTTATTTATCTTAAATATAGAAATAATTTAAGATCATTATCTGCTTTAAGGATGACTTAAAAATGCCTAAGAAAAAACACTCTATTACCTTATTAGAAGTTTTAATTGGTTTGGTTCTAGCAGGAATCATATTGAGTTTTTTATTTTCCTTGCTTAGACAAGCTCTAGAGAAAAAGCAAGAGATCACTCAGCTAAAACAAACGATTTTTTCTCGTGAAATGATGCGATTGAGAATAAATCAAATCATAAATTCTCTTACTAAAAACGAATTTGGCATCTGCACAGATTCCTATGAAAATCATCCTGCATTATCCTTTTGCTATAATAATAAAGATAAAGATATAAATCTTTGTGGAACGATCCATTCTATGCTTTATGTAAATGAATATAAGCAGCTTGTTTTAAATACTTTTTCTAAACAAGACAGTAAAAGAGATGAGGTCTTATTAGAAAATGTCCACGTTTTTACCTTTGAACTATTTGATCAAACAAAAGCTACTTGGGAATCTGAGTGGTTGAAAACAAAAGCACAACTTCCTGAAATGGTTCGCTTACACTTAAAAATAGATCAGGATGTCTATGATCTAGTATTATTTGTTACAGAACCAAAAAATCCTATTATCTATGGTGTAAAATCATGAATGTACTCCCTTTTATTTTTGCGATTTTTGCAATCTTTACCTTCCTATTCAACTCCTTATTAAAGAATACAAAAGAGACAGGGATATTAACACATGGAATAGAAGATTTTTATCAGCTGCAACAAAAATATCTCAATGGTGTAGCAGGTCTTAGCTATAAATCTCTTACAATACAAAAACAAGGAAACTTGCCTAAAACTCCAATAAACCGCAGAACGGAATACAAGTCTCCTCGTTTTTCACAAGCGCTCAAAGGGTCACAATTGAATTTGTATCCTTTGATTCAAGAACAAAAACCTCAAAACCATCCTTTTTATGCTATTACAGCTAGGCTTTTATGTCTGATCTACCCAGCCATATTGCCCGATAACCAAGCTGCATGTGCTTTGTTAGATGCTTTGCTTGCTAAAGCAAAAACACTAAACGAACCTATTTTGAACGAACTTATGCCAGAAGATCCTCTTCTACAGGAGAGCTATTATAAAATCATTCAAGGAACTAACCAATATGATATTAAACAAAAAAAAGGGATCCCACCACTTGCCGATTTTTTAATGATTTATAAAAACGAGGCTTGTTGCTATTTATGCTCTGCTCATTTTCTTGTTTTACAAGCAATGTTTGGAGAGGATTTTACCCATACAATTATTGCAGGTGAAAAGAAGAAGTGGGAGAGTGGGAAAGCAAAGCTATTCAACAAACAGGAACTAGAATCTTTGATTAAACAATACCCAACAGAAACAGCCTTGTATGAAACCATCAAAAAATATTGCCGAGCACAATTAAATCAAAAAAAGGCAGTTTCTAAAAAAACCCAAAACGGAATCAGTTTTAGAAAAGAATCTTAAACAGGTAGTATCCGTTTTAGCTTAGGTAACAAAATAGTAAAGGTAGTCCCTACACCCATCTCAGATTTCACCGAAATAACCCCATGATGGTTTTCGATAATTGTTTTTACAATAGAAAGACCTAATCCAGCTCCTCCTAAACGTCTTGAATGTGCCTTATCCACGGTGTAAAATCTCTCAAAAATATGCTCAAGATCTGCTGCTGGAATGCCAATTCCCTTGTCTTGAATGGTAATAGAGATCTCTTCTGAAGCTTGTGTAATTTGCACCAAAATCTCAGCAGGAGAAGGAGAGTATTTAGCAGCATTATCCAATAAGTTAATAATTGCTAATTCTAAGATATCTGGATCAGCTGCTACAAGAATCGATTCTTCATTTTTTTCAATGCGAATCTTTGCTTTTTCATAAATGGACAATACAACTTGGCGACAGGTTTCTACAATAGCTACTACATCACACTCTGTAAATCGAGAGGGAGGAAGGTTTTCTAAATCAGCTAGAGTTAATAGATTTTTGACCAAGCTATCCATACGCTGACAATTACGAACAATTTTTTCCGTGATTTCTATAACAACATCACGCGGTAGATCTGGCAAATCTTGCAGGGTTTCTGCAAAGCCTGTAATAATAGTAATAGGAGTGCGTAATTCATGAGAAGCATTTGCTATAAAATCTTTCCCCATCTCTAGTACTTTGTAGTGACTAGTCTTATCTTGTAGAACTACAATAGCCCCGCTTCGATGATTTTTAGGAGCTGCAATAAGATCGATATATTTCTTCTTTCCATTGATAACGATCATGGAATCGGTTAATAAAGCACGCTTTTTTTGACAGCTTTCTAGCAGTTGTCTACATCTATTGAGTAGCTTAGCATTAGGTATTTCTTCTAAAGCAAAGGTAAACACATTTCCTAATACCTCTT is a window from the Candidatus Rhabdochlamydia porcellionis genome containing:
- a CDS encoding type II secretion system protein; protein product: MPKKKHSITLLEVLIGLVLAGIILSFLFSLLRQALEKKQEITQLKQTIFSREMMRLRINQIINSLTKNEFGICTDSYENHPALSFCYNNKDKDINLCGTIHSMLYVNEYKQLVLNTFSKQDSKRDEVLLENVHVFTFELFDQTKATWESEWLKTKAQLPEMVRLHLKIDQDVYDLVLFVTEPKNPIIYGVKS
- a CDS encoding sensor histidine kinase, with translation MMKNKLGFRQKIILSHIFLFVVFIAFAFPFITKSVQRIVFNSLHVSTSYLVNLLDKARNEQQILTLLQDADDYIFFHVSLFNDKGKALYDSSLKQVIEKEEINPLTNSEVVDALGHKIVYFIGYNKQEAEKLAYITLPFHVNNQTYILRTAIPFSQMHEFTREFEMWFLAFCFLAMLFFAAITWLIFHRINYPIQQIIRAIKPYQLGVETVINPIVLSDSIDEKDQFYQLAQTLNSLSEHLRLHIKQIVDERNEKEAILDSLGEGVIAVDAEMHIRYINFMASKMLRLSKKEVLGNVFTFALEEIPNAKLLNRCRQLLESCQKKRALLTDSMIVINGKKKYIDLIAAPKNHRSGAIVVLQDKTSHYKVLEMGKDFIANASHELRTPITIITGFAETLQDLPDLPRDVVIEITEKIVRNCQRMDSLVKNLLTLADLENLPPSRFTECDVVAIVETCRQVVLSIYEKAKIRIEKNEESILVAADPDILELAIINLLDNAAKYSPSPAEILVQITQASEEISITIQDKGIGIPAADLEHIFERFYTVDKAHSRRLGGAGLGLSIVKTIIENHHGVISVKSEMGVGTTFTILLPKLKRILPV